In a single window of the Pocillopora verrucosa isolate sample1 chromosome 4, ASM3666991v2, whole genome shotgun sequence genome:
- the LOC131786323 gene encoding coiled-coil domain-containing protein 112: MNNRTEPEGSSDADKSRKPRTQQQKNSEFFATLEQLEQRISALEKDRNTPLYSRRSEFRKDYCELEEVDLKGTNERKSEKSKLKQQLCKIRANVNKFQRDLQDVKPSPEFVEKLKEIMEEIENSMMTFKEQQRKIYDELMHEERTCLQEVAAMEKKFDSWSQLPAPATAAVDVKKAAGAITVSLPPAVAAFERFLAQTGGHSGGWDDYDQQLFLKLKSKHKNHEAFMRAAGSEIPGRSIDDVRQHDEWYSEYLILKESKKKAIQEWKYNKEAKKDDLLKDDEDELEEEEKIKRRKEEQIEKEREERVKQLNEWKVQKELEKAKTEEARLRLEMNKAREKEREERKRLEIKAQVEEYARQKAEEHAILQAARHARHHQEKEANKITAEEAAKIQERSQKMLDERKAKLKVKEVQKQEKEKRLQKLKSQVEVNVSRDPSRLYKLTAGWEQRKKEGPGTAGHGPSLHMPHRAVPSWRQGLS; the protein is encoded by the exons ATGAATAATAGAACTGAGCCTGAAGGAAGCAGTGATGCTGATAAGTCGAGGAAACCACGGACACAGCAGCAAAAGAACTCGGAATTTTTTGCAACACTGGAACAGCTTGAGCAGAG AATTTCTGCCCTGGAAAAGGATAGAAACACTCCACTTTACAGTCGACGCAGCGAGTTTCGTAAAGACTACTGTGAACTTGAAGAAGTGGATTTGAAGggaacaaatgaaagaaaatcagaGA aAAGTAAACTGAAGCAGCAGTTGTGTAAAATCAGGGCAAATGTAAACAAGTTCCAGAGAGACTTGCAAGATGTGAAACCATCACCAGAGTTTGTGGAAAAACTCAAAGAAATAAtggaggaaattgaaaattctaTGATGACATTCAAAGAACAGCAGAGAAAAAT CTATGATGAGCTGATGCATGAAGAGCGAACATGCCTACAAGAAGTAGCAGCAATGGAGAAGAAGTTTGATTCTTGGTCACAGTTGCCTGCACCTGCAACAGCTGCTGTTGATGTAAAGAAAGCAGCTGGGGCTATTACAGTTTCACTGCCACCTGCAGTTGCAGCATTTGAG AGATTCTTGGCGCAGACTGGTGGACACAGTGGAGGTTGGGATGACTATGATCAACAACTCTTCTTAAAGCTTAAGAGCAAACACAAg AACCATGAAGCTTTCATGCGAGCTGCAGGATCAGAGATTCCTGGAAGAAGCATTGATGATGTGCGACAGCATGATGAATGGTACAGCGAATACTTGATactcaaagaaagtaaaaagaaagcCATCCAAGAATGGAAATACAACAAAGAG GCAAAGAAAGATGACTTGTTaaaagatgatgaagatgaattggaggaggaagagaaaataaagagaagaaaagaagaacaaatAGAAAAGGAGAGAGAAGAAAGAGTCAAACAGTTAAATGAATGGAAG GTACAGAAGGAATTAGAGAAGGCAAAGACAGAGGAAGCACGGCTCAGATTAGAAATGAACAAAGCCagggagaaagagagagaggaaaggaaaagg cTGGAGATTAAAGCACAAGTGGAAGAGTACGCAAGACAAAAAGCAGAAGAACACGCTATTTTACAAGCAGCACGACACGCGAGACATCACCAAGAAAAAGAGGCAAATAAAATAACCGCGGAAGAGGCAGCGAAAATACAAGAAAGG AGCCAAAAGATGTTAGATGAACGAAAAGCCAAGTTGAAAGTGAAGGAGGTTCagaaacaagagaaagaaaaaaggctcCAGAAACTAAAAAGTCAG GTTGAAGTGAATGTATCTCGCGACCCATCTCGACTGTACAAACTTACTGCTGGCTgggaacagagaaaaaaagaagggcCTGGGACGGCTGGACATGGGCCCAGTCTTCATATGCCACACAG GGCAGTCCCATCATGGCGGCAGGGATTATCATGA
- the LOC131786202 gene encoding proteasome subunit alpha type-1, protein MFRNQYDNDVTVWSPQGRIHQIEYAMEAVKQGSATVGLKSKTHAIIVALKRAASELSAHQKKILPIDDHVAVSIAGLTADARLLSKFMRSECLNSKYAYDRRLPVSRLVSAVGDKMQIPTQRYGRRPYGVGLLVAGYDDMGPHIYQTCPSANYFDCKAMAIGARSQSARTYLERHLDEFPDCEPEELIKHGLRALRETLPNEQELTIKNCSISVVGKDQDLVIYSDEGVAPYLAGIDQTKRRRGAEAAGDVAMEAESQATGEGDAGDKRPEGESMEAEES, encoded by the exons ATG TTCCGTAATCAGTATGATAACGATGTTACAGTTTGGAGCCCCCAG GGCCGTATACATCAAATTGAATATGCAATGGAAGCTGTGAAGCAG gggTCAGCCACAGTAGGACTGAAATCTAAAACTCATGCAATTATTGTTGCATTAAAA CGAGCAGCATCAGAGTTGTCTGCTCACCAGAAAAAGATCTTGCCTATTGATGATCATGTGGCTGTTTCCATAGCAGGCCTGACTGCAGATGCTCGACTCTTAAG TAAATTTATGAGGAGTGAGTGTCTCAACTCCAAGTATGCATATGACAGACGATTACCTGTCTCAAGACTTGTTTCTGCAGTGGGGGACA agatgcaAATACCAACACAGCGATATGGCAGAAGACCATATGGAGTTGGTCTTCTTGTGGCAGGATATGAT GATATGGGTCCACATATTTACCAGACATGTCCTTCAGCTAATTACTTTGATTGTAAAGCAATGGCTATTGGTGCTAGGTCTCAG TCTGCAAGAACATACCTTGAGAGACACCTGGATGAATTTCCAGATT GTGAACCTGAAGAGCTCATCAAACATGGCTTAAGAGCACTAAGAGAGACTCTTCCAAATGAACAAGAACTGACAATAAAG AACTGTTCCATAAGTGTGGTTGGCAAGGATCAGGATCTGGTGATTTACAGTGATGAAGGTGTAGCTCCTTAT TTGGCTGGAATTGATCAAACAAAGAGACGAAGGGGAGCTGAG GCTGCTGGTGATGTTGCTATGGAAGCAGAGTCTCAG GCTACTGGTGAAGGAGATGCAGGTGATAAACGACCAGAAGGAGAATCAATGGAAGCTGAGGAGAGCTAA
- the LOC131786297 gene encoding LOW QUALITY PROTEIN: G2/mitotic-specific cyclin-B (The sequence of the model RefSeq protein was modified relative to this genomic sequence to represent the inferred CDS: inserted 5 bases in 5 codons): protein MAAVGRMNVIRLDQENENLLAGKAKISKNTRPRAALGDLGNKPTALTSKTTANLAVGAKPKRTLHRTEGTSGLLSKQAKDNETKQQKKTIDMGVVSEALESCMFATKPSDVIDIDKDDHSNPQLCAEYAQEIYQYMHQLERKFHVNPRYMSQRSIVTDKMRAILVDWLIQVHNRFRLLQETLYITVSILDRFLSIYDPTKEELQLIGVSAMLLACKYEEMYCPEIXDFVYITDNTYXKGQIRKMEGVIFKQLEXSVGKPLCLHFLRRNSKAGEVDGVKHTMAKYXMELSLLDYGCMKFLPSEXAAAALYIAMKADDGSEWTPTCEYYSMYSESKLLPCARRIASLITKTLNGSARLKAVYNKYSTSKFMEISNGPCLNILFCHEPLAAEDLQQRLLLVFITFTNNYITRINNFNEIIWPT from the exons ATGGCAGCCGTTGGACGAATGAAT GTAATCCGCCTTGACCAAGAGAACGAGAATTTACTCGCTGGGAAAGCCAAAATTTCCAAGAACACGAGACCTCGTGCAGCTCTGGGTGACTTGGGAAACAAACCAACAGCACTCACGAGCAAG ACCACTGCGAACCTTGCCGTTGGCGCTAAACCCAAAAGAACTTTACACAGAACCGAAGGAACAAGTGGTTTACTCTCGAAGCAAGCAAAAGACAATGAAACTAAACAACAGAAAAAGACGATTGATATGGGTGTTGTCAGTGAAGCGCTAGAGTCTTGTATGTTCGCAACGAAACCTTCAGATGTGATAGATATCGATAAGGATGACCACTCGAATCCACAACTCTGCGCTGAATACGCTCAAGAAATCTACCAGTACATGCATCAATTGGAG CGTAAATTCCACGTCAACCCAAGATATATGAGCCAGAGGTCAATAGTAACCGATAAAATGCGAGCCATCCTCGTTGACTGGCTTATCCAGGTTCACAATCGCTTCCGCCTGTTgcaagaaactctttacatcACTGTCTCCATCTTGGACAGATTTTTGTCG atcTATGATCCCACAAAGGAAGAACTTCAATTAATTGGTGTTAGTGCTATGCTTCTGGCCTGCAAGTACGAGGAGATGTACTGTCCAGAGA ACGACTTTGTTTATATCACAGATAACACAT AAAAGGGTCAGATAAGGAAAATGGAGGGTGTTATTTTCAAGCAACTTG TCAGTGTTGGGAAGCCTCTATGTCTTCATTTCTTGCGAAGAAACTCCAAAGCTGGGGAG GTTGATGGAGTAAAACACACCATGGCAAAAT TTATGGAGCTTTCCCTTTTGGACTACGGCTGCATGAAATTTCTTCCATCTG AGGCAGCAGCTGCATTGTACATTGCAATGAAAGCCGATGATGGATCAGAGTGGACACCCACTTGTGAATATTACAGCATGTACTCAGAAAGTAAACTGCTGCCTTGTGCCAGAAGAATTGCCTCTCTCATCACCAAGACTCTGAATGGAAGTGCCAGGCTAAAG GCGGTTTACAACAAATACTCAACCTCCAAGTTCATGGAAATCAGTAACGGCCCATGTCTAAACATCCTCTTTTGTCACGAACCCCTTGCAGCTGAAGACTTGCAGCAAAGATTATTATTAGTGTTTATAACATTCACTAATAACTATATTACTCGTATTAATAACTTCAATGAAATTATTTGGCCGACATGA
- the LOC131786226 gene encoding Golgi pH regulator, giving the protein MSFFADCSVVFCSQFFFFGMGWMFFMRRLFRNYEVHHTAVQLVFSLTFALSCTMFELVIFEILGILDKSSRFFHWKLGLYSMLFTLIFLLPFYISYFLVRTIRFVHRRRIVVLLAGTFWLAFLYMFWKIGNPFPILSSKHGIFSIEQGISRVGVIGVTMMAILSGFGAVNCPYTYMTYFMRHVTDADIQNLERRQFQTMDIILSKKKRIALAKRESQRFAASTQQKTGIWSMFSSMTGSGGPDTSYLQKEVDALEELSRQLFLEIVDLHNTKERMELSKTLQGKYFDLVGHIFSGYCIWKIFISTVNIVFDRVGKTDPVTRGIEITVNYLGWKFDVLFWSQHISFFLIGILIVTSIRGLLITLTKFFNAMASSKSSNIIVLFLAEIMGMYFVSSVLLMRMNMPGKYREIITEVLGELQFNFYHRWFDVIFLISALSSIGFLYLAHKQAPEKHMYDNSF; this is encoded by the exons ATGTCGTTTTTCGCGGATTGCTCCGTTGTCTTTTGTTCACAATTCTTCTTCTTCGGTATGGGTTGGATGTTCTTCATGAGGAGACTATTTAGAAACTATGAAGTACACCACACGGCCGTTCAGCTGGTCTTCTCATTAACTTTCGCTCTCTCGTGCACCATGTTTGAGCTCGTAATTTTCGAGATTCTTGGTATTCTGGACAAGAGTTCAAGATTCTTTCACTGGAAACTCGGGCTTTACTCCATGTTATTTACCTTAATTTTTCTCCTGCCCTTCTACATATCTTATTTCCTAGTAAGGACGATTCGATTTGTCCACAGGAGGAGAATTGTGGTTCTACTCGCGGGTACGTTTTGGCTTGCCTTTTTGTACATGTTTTGGAAAATTGGAAATCCGTTCCCAATTTTAAGTTCTAAGCACGGAATATTCTCGATCGAGCAGGGAATCAGCCGAGTGGGGGTGATCGGGGTCACTATGATGGCCATATTGTCTGGATTTGGTGCAGTTAATTGCCCTTACACCTACATGACCTACTTCATGAGACACGTGACCGATGCGGATATTCAAAATCTAGAAAGAAGACAGTTCCAAACAATGGATATAATTCtcagtaagaaaaaaaggattGCTCTGGCAAAGAGAGAAAGCCAGCGCTTTGCTGCATCCACACAGCAAAAGACAG GAATTTGGAGCATGTTCAGTAGTATGACAGGGAGTGGTGGCCCTGACACCAGTTATCTCCAAAAAGAAGTAGATGCTCTGGAAGAACTTAGTCGACAATTGTTCCTGGAAATTGTGGATCTGCATAATACCAAAGAGAGAATGGAATTATCAAAGACATTGCAAGGAAAATACTTTGACTTAGTTGGGCATATATTCTCTGGGTATTGTATTTGGAAGATTTTCATCTCAACAGTAAACATTGTGTTTGATCGTGTTGGCAAGACTGATCCTGTCACGCGTGGTATTGAAATAACTGTCAATTATCTTGGATGGAAATTTGATGTGTTATTCTGGTCACAGCATATCTCATTCTTCTTGATTGGAATCTTAATTGTGACATCAATAAGAGGTCTCCTCATAACACTGACAAAGTTTTTCAATGCAATGGCGAGTAGTAAATCATCTAATattattgttctttttttggCTGAAATCATGGGTATGTACTTTGTTTCGTCTGTCTTGTTAATGAGGATGAACATGCCTGGTAAATACCGGGAGATTATTACAGAAGTACTTGGTgaacttcaatttaatttttatcatcgTTGGTTTGATGTGATTTTCCTCATAAGTGCTCTTTCAAGTATTGGATTTCTCTACCTTGCCCATAAACAAGCTCCTGAAAAACATATGTATGATAATTCCTTTTAG